ACTAGGTGAGTCTGAATAGCCAAAAGCACTGCAATATTGTGTAGGAGTAGGGTTTTAATGTCCCGTTCTTGGCAGGCTGTAAAAGTTGGTCTGATCGTCGCTGGTATCGGCGTGGCTGGTTTGTATGTTGGCAATCCAGTGCTGTTCTCAAAACCCGTTCCTATTTTGTCATCTGTTGGATTGACGCTCTGGCCTTCTGACGCTCCCCAAGTCGCAGTGCAGGGCTCGGCTCAAATGCGAGGTAAAGGTGGTAAGCGTGGTGGAGGCAACCAGCAAATTATTGCACGAGCACGTAATGTCACCACTGGTGTAACCGATACGTTTGTCAGAGCTATTGGCACAGGCCGCGCTATAAAAAAGACTGATCTTTTCCCTGAGAGTTCTGGCCGAATACTGTCGCTTCCATTCAAGGCGGGGGCAAATGTAACCAGAGGAGATATTGTTCTGCGTTTGGATGATGCGGAAGAAAAACTCTCCGTTAACCGGGCAAAGCTCGCCTTGAAGGATGCAGAAGACCAAGTATCTCGCTTCGAACAATTGATGTCTTCCCAGACTATTTCTAGTGTTCAATTGCAAAATGCGCGAACAGCCACCAGTCAGGCCCAATTGGATCTGAGTAAGGCAAACTTGGATTTGGACCGAAGGCAGGTCAAAGCGCCTTTCGACGGTATTTTAGGTATCGTTGATGTTGAGATTGGTGACTATGTTACTCAATCCTCCCGCATAACTGGATTGGATGACCGAACCAGCATCCTTGTCGAGTTTGTTGTACCTGAGCGCTTTGCCAATAAAGTCAAACGTGGAGACTTGGTTGAGTTGCGGACCGAAGCCATGCCCGGTCATGTGTTTAACGGCGAACTGACAGCGATGGAAAACCGTGTCAATTCAGATTCCCGAACCTTGAAGGTGCAGGCAACTGTTGCAAACCCAGATGATCTTCTACGGTCAGGTATTGCTTTTGATGCGCGCATTTTGTTGGAAGGCGACGAATGGCCATCCGTTCCCTCTATTGCACTGAAGTGGGATAGGACCGGACCTCATGTATGGCTCGCCAAAGGCGGACTGGCTCAGCGAGCCGACGTAACAGTTATTGAACGCAGTGCAGATCGTGTGCTTGTAGGAGGAGCCATAAAGCCGGGCGATATCGTTGTGACTGAAACGGTGCGTGATCTACGGCCCGGTACAAAGCTGGAACTTCAGGCGGAACCCGGATTTGACTTGGTTATGCCTGAGAATGCTGAGACACCTCTCGTCAGTGATGCCAAAGACAAGACTGACAAAGGCAAAGGAAGTGGCAATGGGAAGCGTAATGGCAAAAATGGCGCTCCTCAACAAGATCAAGATAGGCCAGAGAAAAAGGATGCCAAGTCCCAATCAAATAGCAGTTCGCAAACTGTCTCTGATCAAAATAAGTCCTAAGAGCTTTCTTCCTGAGGTACCCCAATGAACTCGGAAAACAAATCCAACAGGGAAAGTCATCTAAGCGGACTTTATGCCCTTTGTGTACGCCGTCCGGTTTTAGCAATCACACTTAACCTACTTATTATTGTTGCCGGTATTGCTGCCCTGATTGGGGTAGAAGTACGCGAAATGCCAAACGTTGACCGTCCCGTGGTCACCGTAACAACAACCTATTCCGGCGCTCCTCCAGAGGTAACTGACACTGAAATCACGAGTGTTTTGGAAAAGGCGATTTCCAGAACGTCAGGTATCGAATCTGTGTCCTCAAGCTCCAAATACGGACGGAGCCGCATCACAGTAGAATTCAACGATGGTGTTGATGTCAGCGAAGCGGCCAATGACATTCGTGATGCTGTCAGCGGAGCAGCACGCAACCTGCCAGAAGATGCCGATACGCCCGTCGTTGTAAAAGCTGATGCTGATGCCGATCCTGTCATGCGCCTTGTGGTGACATCGGATCAGATGCGGATAGAGGATCTTAGCAAGTACGTAGATGATGAGATCATAGATCGCATCACATCGGTGCCCGGTGTTGCAAGTGTCGATGTCTACGGTTCACAAACACCTGTATTTAAAATCGCAATTAACGTGCAGGCCATGTCGTCAAGAGGTCTGACACCTGACGACCTACGTAAAGTGCTATTGGAACTCGCCCTTGATACCTCTGGCGGGTCTTTGGAAACAGGGGATCAGGAACTCTTTGTTCGCGCAAATTCCGATGTGAAGACAGCCGAGCAAATCGGCATGGTCAAACTGAATAACATGACCAGAATTCGTGATATTGCTTTCGTAAGTTATGGTCCCGAAAGAGCGTCTTCGGGAGCATTTTATAATGGCAAACGTGCAGTTGGCATGGGCATTATTCGATCTGCAAACTCAAATACCATTGAGATCTCGAATAATGTACGTGATGAAATCGATCGTATGCAGGATCAACTGCCGAAAGACATTGAGATAAACGTCAG
The window above is part of the Pseudovibrio sp. Tun.PSC04-5.I4 genome. Proteins encoded here:
- a CDS encoding efflux RND transporter periplasmic adaptor subunit, with protein sequence MSRSWQAVKVGLIVAGIGVAGLYVGNPVLFSKPVPILSSVGLTLWPSDAPQVAVQGSAQMRGKGGKRGGGNQQIIARARNVTTGVTDTFVRAIGTGRAIKKTDLFPESSGRILSLPFKAGANVTRGDIVLRLDDAEEKLSVNRAKLALKDAEDQVSRFEQLMSSQTISSVQLQNARTATSQAQLDLSKANLDLDRRQVKAPFDGILGIVDVEIGDYVTQSSRITGLDDRTSILVEFVVPERFANKVKRGDLVELRTEAMPGHVFNGELTAMENRVNSDSRTLKVQATVANPDDLLRSGIAFDARILLEGDEWPSVPSIALKWDRTGPHVWLAKGGLAQRADVTVIERSADRVLVGGAIKPGDIVVTETVRDLRPGTKLELQAEPGFDLVMPENAETPLVSDAKDKTDKGKGSGNGKRNGKNGAPQQDQDRPEKKDAKSQSNSSSQTVSDQNKS